In a single window of the Flavobacterium sp. W4I14 genome:
- a CDS encoding hypothetical protein (product_source=Hypo-rule applied; pfam=PF09995; superfamily=64288) has product MDFVDKHSIVRKIWGNTDVVLFIFAGAAAEFSLNKAVDWLYFTGKLPKDPLGRLFSTVTYAQKIVFSTLTEAHAAIDQITMIHQHVEAGRSAKIPDWAYRDVLFMLINYSIRAFEVLERKLTLAEKEEIFTTFYQVGHRMDINGLPTNFVAWQMMHEQQLQENLIYSCFSHDLYDQYKKHLGALRYLLMRKIQALIVPLKVNELLKLGEGKPIKPILTLYKISRKLKLNKPLRNLILPAAYKTQILGLEAF; this is encoded by the coding sequence ATGGACTTTGTAGATAAACATTCTATCGTAAGGAAAATATGGGGCAACACAGATGTTGTGCTTTTTATTTTTGCCGGTGCCGCAGCAGAATTTAGCCTGAATAAGGCTGTTGATTGGTTATATTTTACCGGCAAGCTGCCTAAAGATCCATTGGGAAGACTGTTTTCTACTGTTACTTATGCGCAAAAAATCGTATTTTCTACTTTAACTGAAGCCCATGCAGCCATAGATCAGATTACCATGATCCATCAACATGTTGAAGCTGGAAGAAGCGCTAAAATTCCAGATTGGGCCTACAGAGATGTATTATTTATGCTGATTAACTACTCTATCCGTGCTTTCGAGGTGCTGGAAAGAAAACTCACTTTAGCAGAAAAAGAGGAAATATTTACTACTTTCTATCAAGTTGGGCATCGTATGGATATAAATGGACTTCCTACTAATTTTGTAGCCTGGCAAATGATGCATGAACAACAGCTACAGGAAAATTTAATTTATAGCTGCTTTTCTCATGATCTTTATGATCAGTACAAAAAACACCTGGGTGCGCTGAGGTATTTATTAATGCGAAAAATACAAGCACTCATTGTTCCACTTAAAGTAAATGAATTGCTTAAACTGGGGGAAGGAAAACCCATTAAACCAATACTTACTTTATACAAAATAAGCAGGAAACTGAAGCTGAACAAACCGTTAAGAAACTTAATTCTCCCGGCAGCTTACAAGACACAGATTTTGGGCCTAGAAGCTTTTTAA
- a CDS encoding hypothetical protein (product_source=Hypo-rule applied; cleavage_site_network=SignalP-noTM; ko=KO:K21572; superfamily=48452) → MKMNLNKKIASLLLLGILSAGSWSCKKMLDVPTEDKLDSVNAFKTVSDADAAVIGIYGQFLGLEKLYILQNELRGDLMDVTSKSSTDMQELSSHSETKNNQYVDPRPYYQVIVNCNDVLKNFKMMVDDRRMSVDDYNKRYSDIATLRSWIYLHLGIQYGSVPYITDAIETVDDLKNLANYPKTPFDQLLDKLIAFNENLPYKEAYAYPTGTSLLVTIDANSTQKLFASKAFLLGDLYLWKGNYIKAAENYAKLMNAENGNANDNFRFNFYKINNSGDVAYANLAVLFSRSGQDASSLVNSLDAGWRAIFALPTTSSPWSTEWLWAMPYNTAFKPVNPMIDLCSPLKSYQIKPSQAIKDLWNSQITYGGVPFDPRSKLSFNASAMGDEITKLTDNGGKWGIYRASLLHLRFSEAANRDGQTKLGWALLNTGIRNTYYVGTITAGAQAPVSVAELNTMITPYPQTSPYYFDARKNNDVSGTWYRNCGIRGRAAVNATDISYQTDMIGLEGKLIDEAALELAFEGNRWPDLVRIARRQNNPAFLADRIYQKLLKAGNPNASLTRQKLMDPANWYLPFDWK, encoded by the coding sequence ATGAAAATGAACTTAAATAAAAAAATCGCATCCCTTTTGCTGTTGGGTATTTTATCTGCAGGTTCGTGGTCTTGCAAAAAAATGCTTGACGTACCAACCGAAGATAAATTGGATAGTGTAAATGCTTTTAAAACAGTATCTGATGCAGATGCGGCGGTTATCGGTATTTACGGTCAATTTTTGGGCCTGGAAAAACTCTATATCCTGCAGAATGAACTGCGTGGCGATTTAATGGATGTTACCTCCAAATCAAGTACTGATATGCAGGAGCTCTCATCACATAGCGAAACAAAAAACAATCAATACGTTGATCCAAGGCCATATTATCAGGTGATTGTGAATTGTAACGATGTGCTCAAAAACTTTAAAATGATGGTTGATGATCGCCGGATGAGTGTTGATGATTATAACAAACGTTATTCAGATATTGCCACGTTAAGGAGCTGGATTTACCTGCATTTAGGTATTCAATATGGTAGTGTACCTTATATTACCGATGCGATAGAAACGGTAGATGATTTGAAAAACCTGGCCAATTATCCGAAAACACCATTTGATCAGCTCTTGGATAAATTGATAGCCTTTAACGAAAACCTGCCATATAAAGAAGCTTATGCTTATCCAACGGGCACATCCTTGCTGGTTACCATTGATGCTAACAGTACCCAGAAATTGTTTGCTTCTAAAGCCTTTCTGTTAGGCGATCTTTACTTGTGGAAAGGCAATTATATTAAAGCAGCCGAAAATTATGCCAAGCTGATGAATGCTGAAAATGGTAATGCGAATGATAACTTTAGGTTTAACTTTTACAAAATCAACAACTCGGGTGATGTGGCGTATGCCAATTTAGCCGTTCTGTTTAGTAGAAGCGGGCAAGACGCCAGTAGTTTGGTAAACAGTTTAGATGCAGGCTGGCGTGCTATTTTTGCTTTGCCAACTACCTCGAGTCCATGGAGCACCGAGTGGTTATGGGCCATGCCTTATAACACTGCTTTTAAACCTGTAAACCCAATGATTGATTTGTGTTCGCCGCTAAAAAGTTATCAGATCAAGCCATCACAGGCCATAAAAGACCTTTGGAACAGCCAAATTACCTACGGTGGTGTTCCCTTCGATCCAAGAAGCAAATTATCCTTCAATGCTTCAGCCATGGGCGATGAAATTACCAAACTTACAGATAATGGCGGTAAGTGGGGCATTTATAGGGCATCTTTACTACACCTTCGTTTTTCGGAAGCAGCCAATAGAGATGGACAGACCAAATTGGGCTGGGCATTGCTAAACACGGGGATCAGGAATACCTATTATGTAGGTACCATTACTGCCGGAGCACAGGCCCCTGTTTCGGTAGCTGAATTAAATACCATGATTACACCTTATCCGCAAACCTCCCCTTATTATTTCGATGCCAGAAAAAATAACGATGTATCGGGTACCTGGTACCGTAACTGTGGCATTAGAGGTAGGGCAGCGGTAAACGCTACTGATATAAGTTACCAAACGGATATGATTGGCTTAGAAGGCAAATTAATTGATGAGGCTGCATTGGAACTTGCTTTTGAAGGTAACCGCTGGCCTGATTTGGTTCGTATTGCCCGCAGACAGAACAACCCGGCCTTTTTAGCAGACCGCATTTACCAAAAGCTGTTAAAAGCTGGCAACCCTAATGCAAGCCTTACCAGACAAAAATTAATGGATCCGGCCAATTGGTATTTGCCGTTTGATTGGAAATAG